The Alteromonas mediterranea DE genome contains the following window.
TAGAGTTCATCTAGAATACGCATGATTTCACGTACTTTTTCTTGCTTAGAAATGGGCTTCACTACGTCAGTCATTAATGCTGTCTCTTACTTTGTTCTTGCTTTATTAATACGAGCTAGTTAGCTTTCCGCTGTAACCCGAACACGCGCTGCTTTTTCTGTCGGGGCAGTCTGCTGCGCCGCTATTTTGGCATCGATACTATTTTTTATTGCAATTAACAGGCCCATGCCTAAAAAGGCGCCAGGGGGTAATACGGCAAGTAAGAATGGATTTTCTGTATTAAATAGCACAATGGTCCAGTTTTCAGCAATCGGGCCAAATAAACGATCTGCGCCAGTTAACAGTGTGCCAGCGCCCAATATTTCGCGCATGCCGCCGAGAATAACCAGTACTGCGGTAAAGCCTAGCCCCATCATTAGACCGTCATACGCCGATGCAAGCGGGCCATTTTTCGAGGCGAACGCTTCTGCCCGACCTATAATGGCACAGTTAGTCACAATCAAAGGGATGAATATACCTAATGCCAGGTAAAGTTCGTAGGTGAACGCGTTCATTAACAACTGAACAATAGTGACAAACGCAGCTATGATCATCACGAAAACGGGAATACGAATTTCATTTCGTACCACGTTTCGCACTAACGATACCGTTACGTTGCTGCCAATTAAAACCAGCATAGTGGCAAGGCCTAACCCTAAGCCATTGATAAACGTAGCCGTAACCGCTAAGAGGGGGCATAGGCCTAATAACTGAACGAGGGCAGGGTTGTTTTTCCAAAGCCCCTGTAGTGATAAATCGCGAAAATCAGTCACGTTTAAAGCTCCTCTACACGTTGAGGGTGCGCCTC
Protein-coding sequences here:
- a CDS encoding electron transport complex subunit E codes for the protein MTDFRDLSLQGLWKNNPALVQLLGLCPLLAVTATFINGLGLGLATMLVLIGSNVTVSLVRNVVRNEIRIPVFVMIIAAFVTIVQLLMNAFTYELYLALGIFIPLIVTNCAIIGRAEAFASKNGPLASAYDGLMMGLGFTAVLVILGGMREILGAGTLLTGADRLFGPIAENWTIVLFNTENPFLLAVLPPGAFLGMGLLIAIKNSIDAKIAAQQTAPTEKAARVRVTAES